CAGCTGCTGAATATCTGTCATACATAAACCTCAGTGACGTCAAGGCCCTGGGGGGACCACTGACTCGGCGGGGGCGGATTATGCCGTAGAAGCACCAAGAGTGGAAACACAAATCGTGAGGTTTGACTCACTGTCTTCATGTTAGCTCATCCTCTCTGTCAAAAAGATGAACATTTCATTGAACGCCAGCAAGTATTTCTTCGGTGATTCAGAATTATGCGTGGCTCCGATTAGCGGCTAATTGCCTGTTTTAACTCATCCGCCGTCATCGTTTGTAAAAACAAATCACTCCCAGGCTGAAACAGCGTGGCTTTGCTCAAATCGCCCACCACTACAGGGGCAAAACCAGCAGCTTTGGTTAATTGTATCACGGTATCCAGTGCCTTCCTGTCATCCCCTGCCAGAGGTACCGCCAGAGCGTCGCCGGTCCGATGTGCGTTAGATGCGAGACTGGATGCGGCGATTGAATTAAATCCGCGGACAACGCGTGCCTGCGGAAATAGACGGGCACTGTAGACACCACTCCCAACCTGTAATGCCTGGGTGGCAACATCACCGTCTCTTTGCGGATAGGGGTTGGCAACGTCCAGCACCACTTTGTCCTTCAGCGATTCCGCCAGGTTTTTTCCCAGAGCGGGCAGCGCACCGTAAGGGACTGCCATCACAACCACCTCCCCGAATTCAGCGGCCTGCTGGGGTGTACCCGCCTTTGCCAGCGGCCCGAGAGAGGCGATTAAAGGCTGCAATTCCTGCGGATGCCGGGAAGAAAAAAAGACCGGGTAGCCCGCCTTAACCCACAACCGCCCAAGCGTCCCACCCATCGATCCGGCACCGATAATGCCGATACGTGGCAGAGTTTCTGCCATCACGCTGGCGCTGGCACACAAAATAAAACAGCAAGACAGGCAAAATGCTTTCGCGATATTCAACATGGTTTTTCTCCTGTTACCCAATGCATTTTTGTGACTCAAGTCACAAAGAGTAGCTGAGAAAGACAGGATTAGTGTG
This window of the Pantoea phytobeneficialis genome carries:
- a CDS encoding NADPH-dependent F420 reductase, whose protein sequence is MLNIAKAFCLSCCFILCASASVMAETLPRIGIIGAGSMGGTLGRLWVKAGYPVFFSSRHPQELQPLIASLGPLAKAGTPQQAAEFGEVVVMAVPYGALPALGKNLAESLKDKVVLDVANPYPQRDGDVATQALQVGSGVYSARLFPQARVVRGFNSIAASSLASNAHRTGDALAVPLAGDDRKALDTVIQLTKAAGFAPVVVGDLSKATLFQPGSDLFLQTMTADELKQAISR